The following proteins come from a genomic window of Thermostichus vulcanus str. 'Rupite':
- the lepB gene encoding signal peptidase I has protein sequence MPPEDPASLPKPNLPKSELPAHSGSRSWWQSQRENVLTLLLALLLAFGIRTFVAEARWIPSDSMLPTLEEGDRLVVEKVSYRFSSPKRGDIIVFNPPAKLNFDGAYIKRVIGLPGDRMRIVDGKIFINGIPLQEDYIYAPPNYSCPGDRCPGVRVQGSDFVVPPDSYFVMGDNRNDSQDSHVWGFLPEENIIGNTIFRFWPPNRLHFFATQKYPELLSEAQVLRNPTPQDGGS, from the coding sequence ATGCCGCCAGAAGATCCTGCTTCTCTGCCCAAGCCCAACCTGCCGAAATCGGAGCTCCCTGCTCATTCGGGATCCCGCAGCTGGTGGCAGAGCCAACGGGAGAATGTATTGACCCTTTTGTTGGCGCTATTGCTGGCCTTTGGCATCCGTACCTTTGTGGCGGAAGCGCGCTGGATCCCGTCGGATTCCATGTTGCCGACGCTGGAAGAAGGGGATCGGCTGGTGGTGGAAAAGGTGAGTTACCGCTTCAGTTCTCCCAAACGCGGCGATATCATCGTGTTCAACCCGCCCGCCAAATTAAACTTCGATGGCGCTTATATCAAGCGGGTGATTGGTCTGCCAGGGGATCGCATGCGCATTGTGGATGGGAAGATTTTCATTAACGGGATCCCTCTCCAGGAAGACTATATCTATGCTCCTCCCAACTACTCTTGCCCAGGAGATCGCTGCCCAGGCGTGAGAGTTCAGGGGTCGGATTTTGTAGTACCGCCGGACTCTTACTTTGTCATGGGAGATAACCGCAACGACAGCCAGGACTCCCATGTGTGGGGATTTTTGCCGGAAGAAAACATCATCGGCAACACCATCTTCCGCTTTTGGCCCCCGAATCGCCTCCACTTCTTTGCTACGCAAAAGTATCCGGAGTTGCTTTCGGAAGCTCAGGTCTTGAGGAATCCAACCCCTCAAGATGGAGGCAGTTGA